In the genome of Candidatus Nitrosotenuis sp. DW1, one region contains:
- a CDS encoding response regulator, with amino-acid sequence MIILVAEDNKFVANQYKIVLEKKGHTVITTQDGVECIKKYKEQLKKTEFDSLDESPFDLVLLDHNMPKKTGAKAAKEILAKNPKQKILFITGYQRWALEDETDDLVDKIVVLEKPFTLSQLERKVESLA; translated from the coding sequence TTGATAATACTAGTTGCAGAAGACAACAAGTTTGTTGCAAACCAGTACAAGATAGTGCTTGAAAAAAAGGGTCACACGGTAATCACCACCCAAGACGGAGTGGAGTGCATAAAAAAATACAAAGAACAGCTCAAAAAAACAGAATTTGACTCACTTGATGAATCGCCGTTTGATCTGGTGCTCTTGGACCATAACATGCCAAAAAAGACGGGAGCAAAGGCAGCAAAGGAGATCTTGGCAAAAAACCCTAAACAAAAAATTCTATTCATTACGGGATATCAGAGATGGGCACTGGAGGATGAAACAGATGATCTTGTGGATAAGATAGTTGTTTTGGAGAAGCCCTTTACGCTATCGCAGCTCGAGCGAAAAGTAGAATCACTTGCGTGA
- a CDS encoding DUF427 domain-containing protein: protein MKAVWNDTVLAESENTVVVEGNQYFPHDAIKVEFFKKSGTKTTCSWKGIASYYSVTVNGKTNTDCAWYYPEPSDAAKQIKNYVAFWNGVKVVK from the coding sequence ATGAAGGCGGTGTGGAATGATACGGTCCTGGCAGAGAGCGAAAATACCGTAGTTGTTGAAGGAAACCAGTATTTTCCCCACGATGCAATAAAGGTAGAGTTTTTTAAAAAATCAGGCACAAAGACAACCTGCAGCTGGAAAGGAATTGCAAGCTATTATTCTGTAACTGTAAATGGAAAGACAAACACTGACTGTGCCTGGTATTATCCTGAACCGTCTGACGCTGCAAAACAAATTAAAAACTATGTGGCGTTTTGGAACGGCGTAAAGGTTGTTAAATAA
- the egtD gene encoding L-histidine N(alpha)-methyltransferase, producing MKDTISINSNNYEKKSVGPNCVLIKSLNPQQDDFAAEISFGLTRKKKFIPSKYFYDANGSRLFEEICDLDEYYLTKKELEILSAIKSEMPKYFSQHGSVVELGSGSSIKTRHLFESLLENHSHVKYYPIDISDIVQESSERLQDEFTNLHITGIIDQYEAGLQLLKNLDDKKIIVFFGSSFGNFDHIAGLKFLNSIRNCMKKDDLFLLGIDLVKDVQVLEKAYDDSKGVTKNFNLNLLARINAELGGNFNLEKFEHRAFFNAQENRIEMHLESKIQQQVYLEGVDLQIKLEKGESIRTEYSYKYTLRQIKNIASKSGFKINKIWQDEQKYFALVLFSTR from the coding sequence ATGAAAGACACAATTAGCATTAATTCCAATAATTATGAGAAAAAGTCTGTTGGTCCAAACTGCGTTCTGATAAAATCATTAAATCCGCAGCAAGATGACTTTGCTGCTGAAATCTCATTTGGCCTCACAAGAAAGAAAAAATTTATCCCATCCAAGTACTTCTATGATGCCAACGGCTCTAGGCTTTTTGAAGAGATATGTGATCTTGACGAATACTATCTGACAAAAAAAGAACTCGAAATACTATCTGCAATTAAATCTGAGATGCCAAAATACTTCTCTCAACATGGCTCTGTCGTGGAGCTGGGAAGCGGTTCTTCAATTAAGACTAGGCATCTATTTGAGTCATTACTGGAAAATCACAGTCATGTGAAATACTATCCAATAGACATTTCTGACATTGTACAGGAAAGCTCCGAGCGACTTCAAGATGAATTTACCAATCTACACATCACTGGGATAATTGATCAGTACGAGGCAGGGTTACAACTACTAAAAAACTTAGATGACAAGAAAATTATCGTGTTTTTTGGTTCAAGCTTTGGCAATTTTGATCACATCGCGGGACTGAAATTTCTAAACAGCATAAGAAACTGCATGAAAAAAGACGATTTGTTTCTACTTGGGATAGACTTGGTAAAAGACGTACAAGTCCTAGAAAAGGCATATGACGATTCCAAAGGCGTCACAAAAAACTTCAATCTTAATCTGCTAGCAAGAATAAATGCCGAGTTGGGCGGCAATTTTAATTTAGAAAAATTTGAGCACCGTGCATTTTTTAATGCACAAGAAAACCGAATTGAAATGCACTTGGAATCAAAAATTCAACAACAGGTGTATCTTGAGGGAGTGGATTTGCAAATAAAACTTGAAAAAGGAGAGTCAATTCGCACCGAATATTCGTACAAATACACGCTGCGTCAGATAAAGAATATTGCAAGCAAGAGCGGGTTTAAAATAAACAAGATCTGGCAGGACGAGCAAAAATACTTTGCATTGGTATTGTTCTCTACGCGATGA
- the egtB gene encoding ergothioneine biosynthesis protein EgtB, whose protein sequence is MLSTVSLVDEFREMRKHTLDLVETLEYDDFVVQTAPYVSPPKWHLGHVSWLFEVLLKQADEKYEYYSEEFLRYLNSYYNRFGEQIDKASRGTVSRPTVKQILEYYETITKRITDLIQSDAPSEEDRKRFELGINHEYQHQELLVYDLQHILADQYKPKIKNHPPKKEHVRQGQILVDGGLYNLGYGGKDFCYDIEMPEHKVYLKDFKIDSHPVTAGQYLEFIESGGYSEYKYWLSDGWKAVKQNSWKAPMYWQKIDDAWHVIDFIGMRKINPNEPVCNVSFYESDAYCKWAGKRLPTEAEWEKAACWNEEKKIKTVFPWGNDRPTAEHANLLESHLWCASEIGSYPMGKSHYGCYQMIGDVWEWTSSEFVGYPGFKSGFQEYNDKWFTNQKVLRGGSFATPKRSIRASYRNFFRLDERWMFSGFRCVEDI, encoded by the coding sequence ATGCTATCCACTGTTTCACTTGTTGACGAATTTAGAGAAATGCGAAAGCACACCTTGGATTTGGTAGAAACATTAGAGTATGACGACTTTGTTGTTCAAACAGCGCCATATGTAAGCCCTCCAAAATGGCACCTAGGCCACGTTAGCTGGCTTTTCGAGGTGCTCCTAAAGCAGGCAGATGAGAAATACGAATATTATTCAGAAGAATTTTTGCGCTATCTTAACTCTTATTACAACAGATTTGGCGAGCAGATAGACAAGGCAAGCAGGGGCACAGTCTCAAGGCCAACAGTAAAACAAATTTTAGAATACTATGAGACAATCACCAAGAGGATTACCGATTTAATTCAGAGCGATGCACCCTCAGAGGAGGACAGAAAGCGTTTTGAGCTTGGAATCAATCACGAATACCAGCATCAGGAACTTTTGGTGTACGATTTACAGCACATCCTTGCAGACCAGTACAAACCTAAGATAAAAAACCATCCTCCAAAAAAAGAGCACGTAAGACAGGGACAGATCCTCGTCGACGGCGGATTATACAATTTAGGATATGGTGGAAAAGACTTTTGCTACGATATAGAGATGCCAGAGCACAAAGTATACCTGAAGGATTTTAAAATTGACTCGCATCCTGTGACTGCAGGCCAATATCTTGAATTTATCGAGTCGGGAGGATATTCTGAATACAAATACTGGCTTTCGGATGGATGGAAGGCAGTCAAGCAAAACAGTTGGAAGGCACCAATGTACTGGCAGAAAATCGACGATGCGTGGCACGTGATCGATTTTATCGGAATGCGGAAAATAAATCCAAACGAGCCTGTTTGCAACGTTAGTTTTTACGAATCTGACGCATATTGCAAGTGGGCTGGAAAAAGACTTCCAACGGAGGCAGAGTGGGAAAAGGCGGCTTGTTGGAACGAGGAAAAAAAGATAAAAACAGTTTTCCCGTGGGGAAACGACAGGCCCACAGCGGAACATGCAAATCTATTAGAATCACACCTATGGTGTGCAAGCGAGATAGGCTCCTATCCAATGGGAAAAAGCCATTACGGATGCTATCAGATGATCGGAGATGTGTGGGAGTGGACATCGTCTGAATTTGTAGGATATCCGGGATTCAAGTCAGGATTCCAAGAGTATAACGACAAGTGGTTTACAAATCAAAAAGTTCTACGGGGCGGTTCCTTTGCCACTCCAAAAAGATCAATCCGTGCAAGCTACAGGAATTTCTTTCGTCTGGATGAAAGATGGATGTTTTCAGGCTTTAGATGTGTCGAAGACATTTAA
- a CDS encoding CBS domain-containing protein encodes MLPRLDNIKQQRTKLGITQKELAKMTGVSTSMINQIESGRSQPSYETAKRMFDSLATLEGRADPNKAGDICSKEIVKLKPTDSLHDAITKMQKMSISQIPIFNKTEPVGIITEDGVVKHLADSDESSWKKIRLADVMEARPPIVDQQTPAKTLVPLIRYSKCILVAKAGKIVGIITASDTLKMLE; translated from the coding sequence ATGTTACCGCGCCTAGACAACATCAAGCAACAGCGAACCAAGCTTGGAATAACCCAAAAAGAGCTTGCGAAGATGACAGGGGTCAGCACGTCTATGATAAACCAGATAGAATCGGGGCGAAGCCAGCCAAGTTATGAGACTGCAAAAAGAATGTTCGATAGTTTGGCAACGCTGGAGGGAAGGGCAGACCCAAACAAGGCAGGGGACATATGCAGTAAAGAAATAGTCAAACTAAAACCCACAGACTCGCTGCACGATGCCATAACAAAGATGCAAAAAATGTCAATTAGTCAGATTCCAATTTTCAATAAAACCGAGCCAGTCGGGATAATAACAGAAGACGGAGTAGTAAAACACTTGGCAGACAGCGACGAGTCGTCGTGGAAAAAAATAAGGCTTGCAGACGTGATGGAGGCGCGACCGCCAATAGTTGATCAGCAGACTCCGGCTAAAACGCTAGTTCCGCTCATCCGGTACTCAAAATGCATTCTTGTGGCAAAGGCAGGAAAGATAGTCGGAATAATCACTGCATCCGATACGCTAAAGATGTTAGAATGA
- a CDS encoding zinc ribbon domain-containing protein: MTFCPSCGKEFAVDENFCSGCGKPRFSQTPKTGTPTGITVLGMLQIILGIILVVFAVMVMVMSSMMGNYSYFGSMTSIVGGAVTIVLIVLAAFSFLIASALFSGKKWGRTIVIVFSIVNLAMDAASMMVGNVFGIVGMILNGIVLYYMWRPHVIAYFAK; the protein is encoded by the coding sequence GTGACATTTTGCCCTTCCTGTGGGAAAGAGTTTGCAGTAGATGAGAATTTCTGCTCAGGATGCGGCAAGCCCAGATTCTCACAAACTCCGAAGACTGGAACCCCTACTGGCATAACCGTACTTGGAATGCTCCAAATAATTTTAGGAATAATCCTAGTCGTCTTTGCCGTAATGGTTATGGTGATGTCAAGTATGATGGGAAATTATTCGTATTTTGGGAGTATGACGTCGATAGTAGGAGGCGCAGTTACCATAGTCCTGATAGTGCTTGCGGCATTCTCGTTTTTGATTGCAAGCGCCCTATTTTCAGGCAAAAAATGGGGACGAACAATAGTAATTGTGTTTTCTATAGTAAACCTGGCAATGGATGCCGCATCCATGATGGTGGGCAACGTGTTCGGAATCGTCGGAATGATACTAAACGGAATTGTCCTGTACTATATGTGGCGACCGCACGTGATTGCATATTTTGCCAAATAA
- a CDS encoding winged helix-turn-helix transcriptional regulator — translation MDRATQLIQVIEKNPGIQFSEIMRETGMKNGVLSHYTRKLEESGTVQIERTPRVTRFYPLGINKKESILIKNLRQETPKNILVILLEQGSLTFNEITERVKRSPATVSINLTQLIQDEIIESKFVNTKRTFQIIDKETVQSAISKYHPDVMDRSADRVADIFSSL, via the coding sequence ATGGACAGAGCAACTCAATTAATTCAGGTAATAGAGAAAAACCCCGGAATCCAGTTTTCAGAAATCATGCGAGAGACTGGAATGAAAAACGGCGTGCTTAGCCATTATACAAGAAAGCTTGAGGAAAGCGGCACAGTGCAAATCGAGAGGACTCCACGAGTTACCAGATTTTATCCGCTTGGAATAAACAAAAAAGAGTCCATCCTGATCAAAAACCTCAGACAAGAGACTCCAAAAAACATACTAGTGATATTGTTAGAACAAGGTAGCCTTACGTTTAATGAAATTACAGAAAGGGTCAAGAGATCACCTGCAACGGTCTCAATCAATCTTACTCAGTTAATTCAGGACGAAATAATCGAAAGCAAATTCGTGAACACAAAAAGAACGTTTCAGATCATAGACAAGGAGACAGTCCAGAGTGCGATTAGCAAGTATCATCCAGATGTAATGGACAGGTCTGCAGACCGCGTCGCAGACATCTTCTCTTCACTCTAG
- a CDS encoding universal stress protein, translated as MATKKINKILAPLDGSANSLRGLQNAITFAKQFDAEITGLYVVNIPAAAAIRISPEMRKKEIRYAESIIDEATKMASRNGVAFKPKIETGDPGDRIVRTANTGHFDLVVIGSRGRGAAKEIFLGSTSNHVLHKTNVPVVVVK; from the coding sequence ATGGCTACTAAAAAAATCAACAAAATTCTGGCCCCTCTTGACGGATCAGCAAATTCACTGAGAGGTTTGCAAAACGCAATCACGTTTGCAAAGCAGTTTGATGCAGAGATTACAGGCTTGTATGTGGTCAACATCCCAGCGGCCGCCGCAATTCGAATCAGCCCAGAGATGAGAAAAAAAGAGATCAGATATGCAGAATCAATAATTGACGAGGCCACAAAAATGGCTTCAAGGAACGGAGTTGCATTCAAACCAAAAATAGAAACAGGCGATCCTGGAGACAGAATCGTCAGAACCGCAAACACGGGACACTTTGATTTGGTAGTAATTGGCTCAAGGGGAAGAGGCGCGGCAAAAGAGATCTTCTTAGGAAGCACATCAAATCACGTATTGCACAAAACAAACGTTCCAGTTGTCGTGGTAAAGTAA
- the mce gene encoding methylmalonyl-CoA epimerase, giving the protein MKIDHIAIAVNDVESAAKQYQQALGVDNVVFETVESEGVKLAILKLENGRIELMEPTRDDSPIRKFLDKKGEGLHHMALATDNIENEFQRMEGCGVQFLGKIRNGSEGTKITFIHPKSLSGVLAELCSHPKSH; this is encoded by the coding sequence TTGAAAATTGATCACATTGCCATTGCGGTAAATGACGTAGAGTCTGCAGCAAAGCAGTACCAGCAGGCACTTGGAGTCGACAATGTAGTCTTTGAGACCGTGGAATCAGAAGGAGTAAAGCTTGCCATACTGAAACTAGAAAATGGGAGAATCGAACTCATGGAGCCGACCCGCGATGACTCGCCGATTAGAAAGTTTTTGGACAAAAAAGGCGAAGGACTACACCACATGGCACTTGCAACTGACAACATAGAAAACGAATTTCAAAGAATGGAAGGGTGCGGAGTCCAGTTCTTGGGAAAAATTCGGAACGGCTCTGAGGGAACAAAAATCACATTCATCCACCCAAAATCACTTTCCGGCGTCCTAGCAGAGCTCTGCTCGCATCCAAAAAGTCACTGA
- a CDS encoding acyl-CoA mutase large subunit family protein — protein sequence MEKKEKKPEILTDSNFPVKRVYHQTKKLAKEEPGKYPYTRGIHSEMYRERLWTMRQYSGFGDAKQTNERFKFMLEKGQTGLSMAFDLPTQIGHDPDSQQAEGEVGKVGVSIASLKDMMTAFDGIPLGKVSTSMTINSTASTLLAYYIAVGESQGFKSVDLRGTTQNDILKEYIARNTYIYPPIPSMRLIGDMIAYCAKHVPQWYPISISGYHMREAGSTATQEVAFTIANAIAYIQTCLDRGLKIDDFAPRLSFFFCCTIEFFEEIAKFRVARKVYAKILKEKFHAKDPKSIQLKFHTQTSGESLTAQQPDNNIIRVSIQTMAAVLGGTQSLHTNSRDEALALPTAESAKIALRTQQIVAYESGVTKTVDPLAGSHYLEYLCDEIEAGVWKYLKQVEKMGGALKAIEKGFFQSEIRQNAYRLKKEVDSSQRVLVGVNKFSEEAKSKQDLLRIDDTVEIKQKQALKKLRSERDNKKVEQSLSKMKSAAEKDENLMPFILDSVKSYATTGEISNTFREVFGVYRPKEVF from the coding sequence ATGGAAAAAAAAGAGAAAAAACCAGAAATTCTAACCGATTCTAACTTCCCAGTAAAGCGCGTTTATCATCAAACTAAAAAACTAGCAAAAGAAGAGCCCGGCAAGTATCCGTACACCAGGGGAATCCACTCAGAGATGTACCGGGAAAGGCTGTGGACTATGCGCCAGTATTCCGGGTTTGGCGACGCAAAGCAAACCAACGAGCGATTCAAGTTCATGCTTGAAAAAGGACAAACGGGACTATCGATGGCATTTGACTTGCCAACGCAGATTGGTCATGACCCAGATTCGCAACAAGCCGAAGGCGAGGTTGGCAAAGTCGGCGTGTCAATTGCGTCACTCAAAGACATGATGACTGCATTTGATGGAATACCGTTGGGCAAAGTAAGCACCTCTATGACAATTAATTCTACGGCATCTACACTTCTGGCTTACTATATCGCGGTAGGCGAGTCCCAGGGATTCAAAAGCGTGGACCTCAGGGGAACGACACAAAACGACATTCTCAAAGAATACATTGCAAGAAATACCTACATCTATCCGCCAATCCCGTCAATGAGACTAATCGGCGACATGATTGCATACTGTGCAAAACACGTCCCGCAATGGTACCCGATTTCAATATCTGGATACCACATGAGGGAGGCAGGCTCCACTGCAACACAAGAAGTTGCCTTTACTATTGCAAACGCAATTGCGTACATACAGACCTGTCTTGACCGGGGACTGAAGATTGATGACTTTGCACCTAGGCTGTCGTTCTTTTTCTGCTGTACTATAGAATTCTTTGAGGAGATTGCCAAGTTCCGGGTGGCAAGAAAAGTCTATGCAAAAATTCTAAAAGAAAAGTTCCACGCAAAGGATCCAAAATCAATCCAGCTAAAATTCCACACCCAGACAAGCGGCGAATCACTGACTGCGCAACAGCCAGACAACAACATTATTCGAGTGTCTATCCAGACGATGGCAGCAGTGCTGGGGGGAACCCAATCGCTTCACACAAATTCTCGTGATGAGGCACTTGCACTACCGACTGCAGAATCTGCCAAAATTGCACTCAGAACGCAGCAAATTGTCGCATACGAGTCAGGCGTTACAAAAACAGTTGACCCGCTTGCCGGCTCTCATTACCTGGAATATCTGTGCGATGAGATAGAGGCTGGCGTCTGGAAATACCTAAAGCAGGTGGAAAAAATGGGCGGTGCGCTAAAGGCAATCGAGAAGGGATTCTTCCAGTCAGAAATCAGGCAAAATGCTTACAGGCTCAAAAAAGAGGTCGACTCTAGCCAAAGGGTCCTAGTCGGCGTAAACAAGTTTTCAGAGGAGGCAAAGTCAAAGCAGGACCTTCTGAGAATCGATGACACTGTGGAAATAAAGCAAAAACAAGCGCTAAAGAAATTGCGTTCAGAGCGTGACAACAAAAAAGTTGAGCAGTCCTTGTCAAAAATGAAATCAGCCGCAGAAAAAGACGAGAACTTGATGCCGTTCATTTTGGACTCTGTAAAATCATACGCCACAACTGGCGAAATTAGCAATACGTTCCGTGAGGTGTTTGGCGTGTATCGTCCAAAGGAAGTGTTCTAG
- the meaB gene encoding methylmalonyl Co-A mutase-associated GTPase MeaB translates to MLELLSDLKKGKRGAIAKAISIIENDEKEARKLVKKIFKQSGHSTIIGITGPAGAGKSSLINKTSIALKKLKLKPAVLAIDPTSHVTGGAILGDRVRMTESTDSGTYIRSIASRGATGAVSHSIRNSIRVLEYAGFNPIIIESVGAGQTEVEIANIADITVVVFNPNTGDSIQTIKAGLTEIGDIYLVNKSDLDGASQLYQAVLEFIGMTERNPIVLQTSTTKNRGIDEFAKKLKDLMNDMKKSKKEHDMERLEIELKDIILNNVRHKLDSVLESDKNYSKYLKKLQLRQIDPFEAADKISSSILK, encoded by the coding sequence TTGTTGGAACTTTTATCTGATCTAAAAAAAGGCAAGCGGGGCGCGATTGCAAAGGCAATATCGATAATAGAAAATGACGAAAAAGAGGCACGAAAACTAGTCAAGAAAATATTCAAACAGTCCGGGCATTCAACCATCATTGGCATCACCGGCCCTGCCGGTGCAGGAAAAAGCTCGCTTATCAACAAGACATCCATTGCATTAAAAAAACTAAAACTAAAGCCGGCAGTACTTGCAATCGACCCAACAAGCCACGTGACAGGCGGCGCAATTCTGGGAGATAGGGTCAGGATGACTGAATCAACTGACTCTGGAACGTACATTCGAAGCATAGCGTCCCGTGGGGCGACGGGAGCAGTATCTCACTCCATTCGAAACAGCATCCGAGTTCTAGAATATGCAGGATTCAATCCGATAATAATAGAAAGTGTAGGCGCCGGCCAAACCGAAGTGGAAATTGCAAACATTGCAGACATCACAGTCGTGGTGTTTAATCCAAACACCGGGGACAGCATCCAGACAATAAAGGCAGGGCTAACGGAAATCGGCGACATCTATTTGGTAAACAAGTCAGACCTTGACGGCGCATCCCAGCTATACCAAGCGGTACTTGAGTTCATTGGCATGACTGAACGAAACCCGATCGTACTTCAGACGTCAACTACGAAAAACAGGGGAATTGACGAATTTGCAAAAAAACTAAAGGATCTGATGAATGATATGAAAAAATCCAAAAAAGAACATGACATGGAGCGACTTGAAATTGAGCTAAAGGATATTATTTTAAATAATGTACGGCACAAACTTGATTCTGTCTTGGAATCTGACAAAAATTATTCAAAATACCTAAAAAAACTCCAATTAAGACAAATCGACCCGTTTGAGGCAGCAGACAAGATATCTAGCTCAATACTAAAGTGA